One part of the Sorangiineae bacterium MSr11954 genome encodes these proteins:
- a CDS encoding transcriptional regulator, whose product MDGNAPNEHLDDLELASACARGEIEAIATFEARYFREIDVALARIARSSADRSEIAQRVRERFFVAPPGGRPRIAEYAGRGELRNWARAGIVRIVLQFVTRRPRDVPTEDALFLAGLASNEPSPEMAYLKARYGAEFKASFERAANVLTPRERNLLRHGILDGLTSDELGALFGVHRATAARWLASARERLSDELRRDLSARLEVPSAELDSLLRVMQSSLEITLRRYLVNADVEEESA is encoded by the coding sequence ATGGATGGCAACGCGCCGAACGAACACCTCGACGATCTCGAGCTAGCATCCGCATGCGCCCGTGGCGAGATCGAGGCCATCGCCACCTTCGAAGCGCGCTATTTCCGGGAGATCGACGTCGCCCTCGCGCGCATTGCCCGCTCGAGCGCCGATCGGAGCGAGATCGCGCAGCGGGTTCGCGAGCGGTTCTTCGTCGCTCCTCCCGGGGGCCGGCCGCGCATCGCCGAATATGCCGGCCGCGGTGAGCTTCGAAATTGGGCGCGCGCGGGGATCGTGCGCATCGTGCTTCAGTTCGTGACCCGGCGGCCGCGCGATGTGCCCACGGAGGATGCGCTCTTTCTGGCGGGGCTCGCCTCGAACGAACCGAGTCCGGAAATGGCTTACCTCAAAGCCCGATACGGCGCGGAGTTCAAAGCCTCGTTCGAGAGGGCGGCGAATGTGCTGACCCCGCGCGAACGCAACCTTCTCCGGCACGGCATCCTCGATGGTCTGACGTCCGACGAGCTCGGCGCCCTCTTCGGCGTCCATCGTGCAACGGCTGCCCGCTGGCTCGCCAGCGCCCGGGAGCGCTTGAGCGACGAGCTCCGAAGAGATCTGTCCGCGCGATTGGAGGTCCCGAGCGCGGAGCTCGACAGCCTCCTTCGCGTCATGCAAAGCAGCCTCGAAATCACCCTGCGGCGCTACTTGGTGAACGCCGATGTGGAGGAAGAATCGGCTTAG